AATACCTGAGTTGATATGAACTCCGCCATTATCGTCCGTACCAGTGTAGATGTCTTTCCTATGCGCTGGTTGGGGGTCTTTACCCAATATAGGGTCATCGTATGCTGTCCCTGGTGCTTTCATTGAGCGAACACCCATGCCTTTAACCTCAGATGCTAATAGACCTTCCCCAATGATCCAATCTGCTTGCTCCGCAGTCTGATTTTTGACTCGTTGTTTGACTAGAGAGCCGAAAACGTCAGAAAATGACTCATTAAGTGCCCCAGCTTCTCCAGAATATATGAGAGCGGCTTCATACTGAGTGATGCCATGTGTTAGCTCATGTGCAATGATATCTATGGACTTGGTAAAGCGTTGAAACAGTTCTCCGTCGCCATCACCATAAACCATCTGGTCGCCATTCCAAAAGGCGTTGTCATACTTTACACCGTAATGTACGGTAGAGTCTAAACGCAGTCCCTTGTCATCAATAGAATTGCGCTCAAAAATCTCTTTGAACAAGTCATAGGTTGCGCCAGCTCCATCGTAGGCTTCGTTCACCGCTTCATCTGTGCTGGGAGGGTCGCCCTCTCCACGCAGGAGCACACCAGGGAGTTCTTCACTATTTTTGGCATCGAAGATGGTACGGCGCTTCTGACCTGGGGAAACCGCAAAATTGACAGCACCTACTACGTTGCGTCGTCCGCGAAACTGTGCTGAAACATTTAATGTCCGAAATGCCCACTCACGCTGCTGGGAGTTACCATTCACTGCAACGCGTTCCAGCATATGAGGGGGGATTATACAACAGATAGGACATCTGGAGTAAAGTTGATGCTCACATTCAAACCCAACAGATTTTTTCTTTTTTCGAGCCATCTTCAAAGATGTTCTCCTTTCCAACGGCTTTACATCATAGTTCCTGTCAAGAGCGATTGTGTCATTTATTACTGTTTTGTTACTACAAATTTGATAATCTATCTTGATAAATTTAAAAAATAAGAAATAAAGCCGCGATTCATTACGAGTAAAAAGAACCACTCAATGGTTAATGACAGCGAGTCCAACCACCAAAAACTGCTAAACCGTAATTCTTCCAAGGAACTGCCACCGTCTCAAAACCAGCTTTTGTTAGCATTTGCAAATGAGCATCTAAGGTAGCAAGCTGGTCTTGATTAGAGTGTCCGTAAGTACTTGTAGTCCCAGTTTTAGCACGAATCTCTGTGAGAGTTGTTCCCTGTTGTGTCGCCCATTCCTCTCGTACTGCCTTGTAAACTTCTGCTAAGGCAGGTGACTCGGGTAGAATAGGGTCTGCATTCCAAAAACAACCGCCCTCACTAAGGCTTTCACGAATTCGCTGAAATAACT
The sequence above is a segment of the Mastigocladopsis repens PCC 10914 genome. Coding sequences within it:
- a CDS encoding M4 family metallopeptidase, whose translation is MARKKKKSVGFECEHQLYSRCPICCIIPPHMLERVAVNGNSQQREWAFRTLNVSAQFRGRRNVVGAVNFAVSPGQKRRTIFDAKNSEELPGVLLRGEGDPPSTDEAVNEAYDGAGATYDLFKEIFERNSIDDKGLRLDSTVHYGVKYDNAFWNGDQMVYGDGDGELFQRFTKSIDIIAHELTHGITQYEAALIYSGEAGALNESFSDVFGSLVKQRVKNQTAEQADWIIGEGLLASEVKGMGVRSMKAPGTAYDDPILGKDPQPAHRKDIYTGTDDNGGVHINSGIPNHAFYLAAMEIGGYAWEKAGKIWYITLRDRLRSKANFKRAADTTLKVAGELYGQGSKEHKAVQNAWQKVGVL